The proteins below are encoded in one region of Salmo salar chromosome ssa02, Ssal_v3.1, whole genome shotgun sequence:
- the LOC106606035 gene encoding sperm acrosome membrane-associated protein 4 isoform X3 — MSTTEQQPNPDEEEQWEEGPLQCFRCDLGFWDACYTTKTNCNIGEKCYTGRGKAGDVLDVKLLGCVKAKECELVTNVEIFSNTTIYVMTRHCCDTHFCNTGHTLPLNTLLSLALTTITVIHLSSP; from the exons ATGTCCACAACGGAGCAACAGCCAAATCCAG ATGAGGAGGAGCAATGGGAGGAGGGGCCTCTGCAGTGTTTCCGCTGTGACCTGGGCTTCTGGGATGCCTGCTACACCACCAAAACCAACTGCAACATCGGGGAGAAGTGCTACACTGGCCGAGGGAAGGCAG gtGATGTGTTGGATGTTAAATTGCTGGGCTGTGTCAAGGCGAAGGAGTGTGAGCTGGTGACCAATGTGGAGATCTTCTCCAACACAACCATCTACGTGATGACCAGGCACTGCTGTGACACACACTTCTGCAACACCGGACACACACTACCCCTCAACACACTCCTCTCCCTggcactgactacaataactgtcatccacctctcctctccctga
- the LOC106576116 gene encoding SPRY domain-containing SOCS box protein 2 — MGLSLSGWLGGIPAKMKKDAPSSSSFLPLSIPTSSRLSLLLNSSPVDPGDPRCRWSPTHCSPHFLLSQCGEEVTRAPTQQISDGARGEKGERGGMHVWEVLWCPTHRGSHAVIGVSTEHCPLQTSGYTALMGGDSQSWGWELTNNQLWHAGQALGRYPGERGVQAQEQSVSPPHPVPERVLLVLDADTGTLGYVVDDCFLGMAFKDLPQGVELFPAISSVRGGAFIRLRYLNGATR; from the exons aTGGGTCTgtcactgtctggctggctgggtggcatCCCAGCCAAGATGAAGAAGGatgctccctcctcttcctccttcctcccgCTGTccatccctacctcctcccgcctTTCACTCCTCCTAAACTCCTCTCCCGTTGACCCTGGAGACCCCCGGTGCCGCTGGAGCCCCACACACTGTTCACCTCACTTCCTGCTGTCCCAGTGCGGGGAGGAAGTGACACGAGCCCCCACTCAGCAGATCAGCGACGGGGCTCGGGGGGAGAAGGGGGAAAGGGGAGGAATGCACGTCTGGGAGGTGCTCTGGTGCCCCACCCACAGAGGAAGTCATGCTGTGATTGGTGTATCCACGGAGCACTGCCCGCTACAAACCTCTGGTTACACTGCACTGATGGGCGGAGACTCACAGTCCTGGGGATGGGAACTCACAAACAATCAGCTGTGGCATGCAGGGCAAGCCCTGGGGAGATACCCCGGGGAGAGAGGGGTGCAGGCGCAAGAGCAATCTGTGTCCCCCCCTCACCCTGTCCCGGAGCGCGTGCTGCTGGTTCTGGATGCCGACACAGGAACTCTGGGATATGTAGTAGATGACTGCTTCCTGGGCATGGCCTTTAAGGACCTCCCCCAAGGGGTGGAGCTTTTCCCGGCCATCAGCAGCGTAAGGGGTGGAGCCTTCATACGACTACGCTACCTCAACGGAGCTACCC GTTGA
- the LOC123727971 gene encoding mutS protein homolog 5-like — protein MNREEEEEEESHEVLLSVFAQHVQLGLCFYDSRDFTLHYMPDTSDNHKLQLLARVVQEVSPHVIMTPTTHPECRSPSGVQPSQVLSRHPAP, from the exons ATGaatagagaagaggaggaggaggaagaatcaCATGAG gtgttgCTGAGCGTGTTTGCCCAGCATGTGCAGTTGGGGTTGTGTTTCTATGACAGCAGAGACTTCACTCTGCACTACATGCCTGACACCTCAGACAACCACAAGCTCCAACTGTTGGCCAGAG tggTCCAGGAGGTGAGCCCTCATGTGATCATGactcctacaactcatccagaatgccgcagcccctctggtgttcaaccttcccaagttctctcacgtcaccccgctcct
- the LOC106606035 gene encoding transmembrane protein 200B isoform X1, giving the protein MTAAGSTGAVNTVCTQDSSHSPKTTCPQTTWPCPLCFPQQQKDELEVRLRLRSPPGAWLIAGVVVVMVGMFVAVAGYASSTPNPVGGRGSSHSERMKLLGPVVMGFGLFIFICAGTLLYENRDRENRERENLENPEELGKRKQKKTRERRRENRDYEDVEQGNQREPSDRHSPLPE; this is encoded by the coding sequence ATGACAGCAGCGGGGTCCACTGGAGCGGTCAACACCGTCTGCACCCAAGACTCCTCCCACTCACCTAAAACAACCTGCCCACAAACCACATGGCCCTGCCCACTCTGCTTCCCACAGCAACAGAAGGATGAGCTCGAAGTCAGACTCCGCCTCCGCTCCCCTCCTGGGGCGTGGCTAATAGCGGGCGTTGTCGTGGTGATGGTGGGAATGTTTGTGGCCGTGGCCGGGTACGCTAGCTCCACCCCTAACCCTGTGGGTGGGCGAGGCAGCTCCCACAGCGAGCGAATGAAACTGCTCGGCCCTGTCGTGATGGGCTTCGGCCTGTTCATCTTCATCTGTGCTGGAACCCTGCTGTACGAGAACCGGGACCGCGAGAACCGAGAGCGTGAGAACCTTGAGAACCCTGAGGAGTTGGGGAAAcgcaaacagaagaaaacaaggGAACGGCGCCGGGAGAACCGTGATTATGAGGATGTGGAACAGGGGAAccagagagagccctcagacagacactcccCTCTCCCTGAGTGA
- the LOC106606035 gene encoding sperm acrosome membrane-associated protein 4 isoform X2 yields MRGLMLCVFAPAMLTASADEEEQWEEGPLQCFRCDLGFWDACYTTKTNCNIGEKCYTGRGKAGDVLDVKLLGCVKAKECELVTNVEIFSNTTIYVMTRHCCDTHFCNTGHTLPLNTLLSLALTTITVIHLSSP; encoded by the exons ATGAGGGGATTGATGCTCTGTGTTTTTGCCCCGGCGATGTTAACAGCTTCTGCAG ATGAGGAGGAGCAATGGGAGGAGGGGCCTCTGCAGTGTTTCCGCTGTGACCTGGGCTTCTGGGATGCCTGCTACACCACCAAAACCAACTGCAACATCGGGGAGAAGTGCTACACTGGCCGAGGGAAGGCAG gtGATGTGTTGGATGTTAAATTGCTGGGCTGTGTCAAGGCGAAGGAGTGTGAGCTGGTGACCAATGTGGAGATCTTCTCCAACACAACCATCTACGTGATGACCAGGCACTGCTGTGACACACACTTCTGCAACACCGGACACACACTACCCCTCAACACACTCCTCTCCCTggcactgactacaataactgtcatccacctctcctctccctga